In Spinacia oleracea cultivar Varoflay chromosome 5, BTI_SOV_V1, whole genome shotgun sequence, a single window of DNA contains:
- the LOC130460926 gene encoding uncharacterized protein: MYKGEVPKRPLNYGFGVKQSDIFGVEGLLRKEGSSYVNNNAMEVDNMKGEISVVKKQNEDLAQQNQVLNTKFEETTQSFKMIASFLGQVLKEVRKGNVSSNLLDGAESAINMITDDSGGNGDNQAEK; the protein is encoded by the exons ATGTATAAAGGTGAAGTACCTAAACGTCCTCTGAATTATGGATTTGGAGTGAAGCAAAGCGACATCTTTGGAGTGGAAGGTTTGCTGAGGAAAGAAGGGTCAAGCTATGTTAACAACAATGCTATGGAAGTGGATAACATGAAAGGTGAAATATCAGTTGTCAAGAAGCAAAATGAGGACCTTGCGCAACAAAATCAAGTTCTGAACACCAAGTTTGAAGAAACAACACAATCATTTAAAATGATTGCTTCTTTTTTGGGACAAGTTTTGAAGGAAGTACGCAAAGGGAATGTTTCATCGAACCTTTTAGATGGTGCGGAATCAGCAATAAATATG ATTACTGATGATTCTGGTGGCAATGGTGACAACCAGGCCGAGAAATGA
- the LOC130461709 gene encoding uncharacterized protein — MPPSTIAIEANNKNSDLAPVTDADGIRHLVKGPVLPRDVWHDAKGFRYIVKLNEFNQPIQKGGKILVSFLGDIAKNDSLCPVGVPSWRAVNNQLKTNVVTMIRKHFVLPDGPLVNKALVMRIDKPWNNHRYKLKKDFFDPVNKSREENYANVPDGVSTRSWTELVDYWLLPEAMEKSEMGKNARALQGNKHNSGATSFANRRVDMKEKKGEFSELAFFKSVYAKEDGSFKEGTLPHQFVVSLH; from the exons ATGCCCCCTTCAACAATTGCTATTGAAGCGAACAACAAAAAT TCTGATTTAGCTCCTGTGACAGATGCTGATGGAATACGACATCTGGTAAAGGGACCAGTTCTGCCTCGAGACGTTTGGCATGATGCAAAGGGGTTTAGATACATTGTCAAGCTCAATGAATTCAACCAACCTATTCAAAAAGGTGGGAAGATCCTTGTGAGCTTCCTTGGAGATATTGCAAAAAATGATTCACTTTGTCCAGTGGGAGTCCCAAGTTGGCGTGCTGTGAACAATCAGTTAAAAACTAATGTTGTTACAATGATTCGG aaacattttgtGTTACCTGATGGACCTCTAGTTAACAAGGCACTAGTGATGCGTATTGACAAACCATGGAACAATCATCGATACAAATTGAAGAAGGATTTTTTCGATCCAGTGAATAAATCTCGAGAAGAGAACTATGCCAACGTGCCTGATGGAGTGTCCACTAGGAGTTGGAcggaattggtagattattggcttTTACCAGAGGCCATG gaaaaatctgaaatgggAAAAAATGCTCGAGCTTTACAAGGCAATAAGCACAACAGTGGTGCTACAAGCTTTGCTAATCGAAGAGTTGATATG aaagagaagaaaggagAGTTTAGCGAATTGGCATTTTTCAAATCAGTTTACGCCAAAGAAGATGGAAGCTTTAAAGAGGGCACACTTCCTCATCAATTTGTGGTATCATTGCATTGA